The following proteins are co-located in the Mesorhizobium sp. M1E.F.Ca.ET.045.02.1.1 genome:
- a CDS encoding F0F1 ATP synthase subunit gamma yields MASLKDLRNRIASVKATQKITKAMQMVAAAKLRRAQDAAEAARPYSERMGAVLANITQAIGGGGDAPALMTGTGRDDVHLLIVCTAERGLCGGFNSQIARLARDHIRRLLADGKQVKIICVGKKGFDILRREYSSLILERVDLREVKTLGFVNADAIARKVINLFNQNGFDVCTLFYSQFKSVISQIPTAQQIIPAAQASAAAETGNGATAVYEYEPEPGEILSDLIPRNIAVQIFRALLENAAGEMGAKMSAMDNATRNAGDMINRLSITYNRQRQAQITKELIEIISGAEAL; encoded by the coding sequence ATGGCTTCGTTAAAAGACCTTCGTAACCGTATCGCCTCGGTCAAGGCGACGCAGAAGATCACCAAGGCGATGCAGATGGTCGCCGCGGCGAAGCTGCGTCGCGCGCAGGACGCAGCGGAAGCGGCCAGGCCCTATTCCGAGCGGATGGGCGCGGTGCTGGCCAACATCACCCAGGCGATCGGCGGCGGCGGCGATGCCCCTGCGCTGATGACCGGCACCGGCAGGGACGATGTGCATCTGCTCATCGTCTGCACCGCCGAGCGCGGCCTGTGCGGCGGCTTCAACTCGCAGATCGCGCGTCTTGCCCGCGACCACATCCGCCGGCTTCTCGCCGATGGCAAGCAGGTCAAGATCATCTGCGTCGGCAAGAAGGGTTTTGACATCCTGCGCCGTGAGTACAGCTCGCTGATCCTCGAGCGCGTCGATCTGCGCGAGGTCAAGACGCTCGGCTTCGTCAACGCCGACGCGATCGCGCGCAAGGTGATCAACCTGTTCAACCAGAATGGCTTCGACGTCTGCACGCTGTTCTATTCGCAGTTCAAGTCGGTGATCAGCCAGATCCCGACGGCGCAGCAGATCATCCCGGCGGCCCAGGCTTCCGCCGCCGCCGAAACGGGCAACGGCGCCACCGCCGTCTACGAATACGAGCCGGAGCCGGGCGAAATCCTTTCCGACCTCATCCCGCGCAACATCGCCGTGCAGATCTTCCGGGCGCTGCTCGAGAACGCGGCCGGCGAGATGGGCGCCAAGATGAGCGCGATGGACAATGCGACGCGCAATGCCGGCGACATGATCAACAGGCTGTCGATCACCTACAACCGCCAACGGCAGGCGCAGATCACCAAGGAATTGATCGAAATCATTTCGGGCGCCGAGGCGCTCTAG